In a single window of the Enoplosus armatus isolate fEnoArm2 chromosome 15, fEnoArm2.hap1, whole genome shotgun sequence genome:
- the nrde2 gene encoding nuclear exosome regulator NRDE2, whose translation MRHTIMALFPAFAEVETNKVEDSSKELDWLENKSFQTGDALSLHSRFFEKRLNEKESRVGRGVSSAEEEKKSEEEEGNQPPKKKKKKSEKKKKKKKKHKKKSGRYSESSGSDSDTVYPSDLKREEEADGPQAAPLASRFSWLDDLQSPTEQPFCVDRQADAANWTYKSLYRGDVARYKRKGSSSLGLDPRRQGVSWEESESNKKQKGGDKKKAADRYFSTASRQLLRSEPPVPTLPTISECSDAVSPTSFLPLGDDEGNKGGEMGDRAQTSAVNPLGVYDSSTALWLQGKGPRDQAEQQKQDTQTGESAVLLAGRTEEFNRRLREQPADTQLWIEFIRYQDELSAAVFGGEEAQQGSDSAERCKSSYRAVLEKKLSIAERAVATNPSCIALQLERLRICQELLEPSLLAKEWKKLMFLHPNSAPLWREYLLFTQSYFSNFTVSKVNSAYGKCLSTLSAVRDGSMVSHPALPGTEEDMLDIFTQQCHFLRQSGQSEKAISLFQAMIDFTFYKPDSVRELSTKQQVEFFEPFWDSGEARVGELGARGWKAWMLQQERGGWLQPSAEEDEEEEDDEEEVKDRSQPRRTVWLDVESSREAAHWLPWRPDKAKGQSEEDCEDPDRQVLFDDIGPSLICLSSPELQLRLLLRFLSFLGLPVDSVLSAAPCQPGLLLENLSLLTQGNDLRRPLTSHNLPDAGVNSVGHMTTLQGTRKWAGLGKQGELFVTNVFNMVQRVLPAYHRAILSLSWMQYEKLKVLRCLCGGNKKRLRSQGKSSKRVSKQLLKEPDNRSSLVLWQEYAHLEWMLGNLEEARKVFSTATAIGGTKGLRSPTLCELCLLWAQLEVEDKASVRGGGLTDVTTSPAVCILTRLAEGTSSSSQSLSPVSILKARKLYEQALTADLSALDQDPQANRKGQEDLLRERLRMRGLVGCYALFQYLTMGIQAAIAVYSQARERMEELHRKLTLDKQLNSNEEANLASTDASQSAADPSQTSRHCVDRLASECEALAVQQAALLRYHNSVSVFPLATLRQTLTSALSTWPGSAPLWSIYVQVENRYHSAGRARRFFHSVTRDNGSVVPRLFAIVAEQQRKQLVDAAQRSCCHDAALPILPENGLSNRIRGLFESALATEMGSHCPLLWRMYMHFLVSEGKVDKATGIFYKALQNIPWAKGLYMDAVQLFPEHLQEFVDLMTEKELRVRLPLEELDILLED comes from the exons ATGCGACATACCATCATGgctctgtttccagcttttgCAGAAGTCGAGACTAACAAAGTTGAAGATTCGTCCAAAG AATTAGACTGGCTGGAAAATAAGAGTTTTCAGACCGGAGACGCCCTCTCTCTTCACAGTCGCTTTTTTGAGAAGAGGCTGAACGAGAAGGAATCAAG GGTAGGCAGAGGGGTGAGCTCtgcggaggaggagaagaagtcagaggaggaagagggtaaTCAGCCacccaaaaagaagaaaaagaagagtgaaaagaagaagaagaagaagaaaaaacacaaaaagaagagtGGGCGGTATTCGGAGAGCAGTGGGTCTGACTCTGACACTGTTTACCCCAGTGACCTCAAAAGGGAAGAAGAGGCAGATGG GCCCCAGGCTGCTCCGTTAGCAAGCCGCTTCTCCTGGTTGGATGACCTCCAGTCGCCCACAGAGCAGCCGTTCTGTGTGGACCGTCAGGCAGACGCAGCCAACTGGACGTACAAGTCCCTGTACAGAGGAGACGTAGCcag GTATAAGAGGAAAGGCAGCTCTTCCTTGGGTCTGGACCCTCGCCGACAGGGTGTCAGCTGGGAGGAGTCGGAATCGaataagaaacagaaaggaGGGGACAAGAAGAAAGCAGCGGACAGATACTTCTCTACAGCCAGCCGCCAGCTGCTGAGGTCCGAGCCCCCTGTTCCTACATTACCAACGATTTCTGAGTGCAGTGATGCCGTCAGCCCCACCTCCTTCCTCCCGCTGGGTGATGACGAGGGGAACAAAGGAGGGGAGATGG GTGACAGAGCGCAGACATCAGCAGTAAATCCCCTCGGCGTGTACGACTCCTCGACGGCCCTCTGGCTGCAGGGGAAGGGACCGCGGGACCAGGcggagcagcagaagcaggaCACACAGACGGGGGAGAGTGCAGTGCTGTTGGCCGGGAGGACCGAAGAGTTTAACAGGCGGCTCAGAGAGcagccagcagacacacagctaTGGATAGAATTCATACGATACCAG GATGAGCTGAGCGCAGCGGTGTTTGGAGGCGAAGAGGCGCAGCAGGGCAGCGATTCGGCTGAACGTTGCAAGTCCTCCTACCGAGCAGTCCTGGAGAAAAAGCTGAGCATCGCAGAGCGCGCAGTGGCCACCAACCCCAGCTGCATAGCTCTGCAGCTGGAGAGGCTCAGGATCTGCCAAGAGCTCTTGGAGCCCTCACTTCTGGCTAAAGAATGGAAGAAACTG ATGTTCCTCCACCCAAACAGTGCCCCCTTGTGGAGGGAGTATCTGCTGTTCACACAGAGCTACTTCAGCAACTTCACTGTGTCAAAGGTCAACTCTGCCTACGGAAAGTGCCTAAGCACACTCAGTGCCGTGCGTGACGGCAGCATGGTCTCTCACCCGGCCCTGCCAGGGACTGAGGAGGACATGTTGG ATATCTTCACCCAGCAATGTCATTTCCTGCGTCAGTCTGGCCAATCAGAGAAGGCGATTTCTCTGTTTCAGGCCATGATCGACTTTACTTTCTACAAACCCGACAGCGTACGAGAACTGTCCACCAAGCAGCAG GTTGAGTTCTTTGAGCCGTTCTGGGACAGCGGGGAGGCGAGGGTTGGAGAGTTGGGGGCCAGAGGTTGGAAAGCCTGGATGCTCCAACAAGAGCGAGGAGGGTGGCTGCAGCCCagtgcag aggaagacgaggaggaggaagatgacgaggaggaggtgaaggatcGGAGCCAGCCCAGACGGACAGTCTGGTTGGATGTGGAGTCATCTCGTGAAGCAGCTCACTGGCTGCCCTGGAGGCCTGACAAAGCCAAGGGCCAATCAGAAGAGGACTGCGAGGACCCGGACAGACAG GTGCTGTTTGACGACATCGGCCCGTCCCTTATTTGTCTGTCTTCACCAGAGCTCCAGCTCCGTCTTCTTCTCCGGTTCTTGTCATTCCTGGGGCTGCCCGTAGACTCTGTGCTCTCTGCAGCCCCCTGTCAGCCTGGCCTGCTGCTGGAGAACCTTTCTCTGCTCACTCAgg GTAATGACCTCCGGCGTCCTCTGACCTCCCACAACCTACCTGACGCCGGGGTTAACTCCGTAGGTCACATGACCACTCTCCAGGGAACAAggaagtgggcggggcttggAAAGCAGGGTGAGTTGTTTGTCACCAACGTGTTCAATATGGTCCAACGTGTCCTTCCTGCCTACCACCGAGCCATCCTGTCACTCAGCTGGATGCAGTACGAGAAACTCAAG gtCCTGCGCTGCCTGTGTGGCGGCAACAAAAAGCGTCTTCGTTCTCAGGGCAAAAGCAGCAAGCGGGTTTCCAAACAGCTGCTCAAAGAACCCGACAACCGCTCGTCTTTGGTGCTGTGGCAGGAGTACGCCCACCTGGAGTGGATGCTGGGCAACCTCGAAGAGGCTCGCAAAGTCTTTTCCACGGCCACAGCGATAGGGGGAACCAAAGGGTTGAGGAGCCCCACCCTCTGTGAGCTGTGTCTGCTGTGGGCccagctggaggtggaggacaagGCAAGCGTGCGAGGCGGGGGACTAACTGATGTCACCACGTCCCCAGCTGTGTGCATACTAACCAGGCTAGCAGAAGGAACCTCCTCGTCCTCCCAGTCCCTCTCTCCGGTCTCCATCCTGAAAGCCAGGAAGTTGTACGAACAGGCTCTGACTGCTGACTTGTCAGCCCTGGACCAAGACCCTCAGGCCAACAGAAAAG GTCAAGAGGACCTGCTAAGAGAAAGACTGAGGATGAGAGGCCTGGTTGGCTGCTACGCTCTCTTCCAGTACCTCACAATGGGCATCCAAGCAGCCATTGCCGTCTACAGCCAGGccagagagaggatggaggagctGCACCGCAAGCTAACACTTGACAAGCAGCTCAACAGTAATGAGGAAGCCAACCTTGCTAGCACTGATGCTAGCCAGTCTGCAGCTGATCCCAGCCAAACAAGCAGGCACTGTGTTGACAGACTAGCCTCTGAGTGTGAGGCATTAGCTGTGCAACAGGCAGCGTTGCTCAGGTACCACAACAGCGTCAGTGTGTTTCCACTGGCGACACTAAGACAGACGCTGACCTCTGCCCTCTCCACCTGGCCCGGCAGTGCCCCTCTCTGGAGCATATATGTACAG GTGGAGAACCGTTACCATAGTGCTGGCCGGGCGCGACGTTTTTTTCACTCCGTAACAAGAGACAACGGCAGTGTGGTGCCACGCCTCTTTGCCATTGTTGCTGAACAACAAAGGAAGCAGCTGGTGGACGCAGCACAGAG GTCTTGTTGCCATGACGCTGCCTTGCCCATCCTGCCAGAGAACGGCCTCAGCAACCGTATCCGTGGACTGTTTGAAAGTGCCTTAGCAACAGAGATGGGTTCTCACTGTCCTTTACTTTGGAGGATGTACATGCACTTCCTG gtGTCAGAAGGGAAGGTGGATAAAGCCACAGGGATCTTCTACAAGGCTTTACAGAATATTCCCTGGGCTaag gGTTTGTACATGGACGCAGTGCAGCTGTTCCCTGAGCATCTGCAGGAGTTTGTAGATCTGATGACAGAGAAAGAACTCCGAGTCAGACTGCCTTTAGAAGAACTGGATATACTGCTGGaggactga